From Deinococcus aquaticus, one genomic window encodes:
- a CDS encoding HAD family hydrolase — MPVRLIATDLDGTLLRGDGSVSTRTRAALDSARAAGLWVVPVTARQPRGLTLIARAAGFTGWAVCGNGAHALHLGTGEALFAQHLPVAAQRALAGALAERVPGVVFASVRAGGEVFVAQQGYAALASFTDHRREPRGLGGFPLEDVLAAPSLKFIVRHPTLSPLELLEQVQALKLPGFAVTHSGAPFLEVLAAGVSKAWGLERLCAHLGVARGDVLAFGDERNDTEMLAWAGRGVAMGNAGPDVQASADEVTLSNDRDGVAAVIERLPDLHAAPGNAALSVPSE; from the coding sequence ATGCCTGTTCGCCTGATCGCCACGGACCTCGACGGAACCCTGCTGCGAGGTGACGGCAGCGTGAGCACCCGGACCCGCGCGGCGCTGGACTCGGCCCGCGCCGCCGGACTGTGGGTGGTGCCGGTCACGGCGCGGCAACCGCGCGGGCTGACGCTGATCGCGCGGGCGGCGGGGTTCACGGGGTGGGCGGTGTGCGGGAACGGCGCGCACGCCCTGCACCTTGGCACGGGCGAAGCGCTGTTCGCACAGCACCTGCCGGTCGCGGCGCAGCGGGCACTGGCCGGGGCGCTGGCGGAGCGGGTGCCGGGCGTGGTGTTCGCGTCGGTGCGGGCGGGCGGCGAGGTGTTCGTGGCGCAGCAGGGGTACGCGGCGCTGGCGTCGTTCACAGATCACCGGCGGGAGCCGCGCGGCCTGGGAGGGTTCCCGCTGGAGGACGTGCTGGCCGCGCCCAGCCTGAAGTTCATCGTGCGGCACCCGACCCTGTCGCCACTCGAACTGCTGGAGCAGGTGCAGGCCCTGAAGCTGCCGGGCTTCGCGGTCACGCACAGCGGCGCGCCGTTCCTGGAGGTCCTGGCCGCCGGGGTCAGTAAAGCCTGGGGCCTGGAGCGGCTGTGCGCACACCTGGGCGTGGCGCGCGGCGACGTGCTGGCCTTCGGGGATGAACGGAACGACACCGAGATGCTCGCCTGGGCCGGACGTGGCGTGGCGATGGGGAACGCCGGGCCGGACGTGCAGGCGTCGGCCGACGAGGTGACCCTGAGCAACGACCGGGACGGCGTGGCAGCCGTGATCGAGCGGCTGCCGG